The following are encoded together in the Deinococcota bacterium genome:
- a CDS encoding aldo/keto reductase → MKLDYLDNVIIGCWQLAQGHSSQQLVGLEVLEAYYEAGFRVFDCADIYTGVEELLGTFIRTNKLSPQDIAVHTKYVPDLVALSSLSPQQTERAIDRSLARLGLERLDLVQFHWWDYRVPGYLETLDSLGDLKQRGKIREIGLTNFDARHLEEIIARGICVASLQTQYSILDRRPQGRLAGLAKDHGIALLCYGSVAGGLLSERHLGKEAPQEPYENRSLAKYMLILEEIGGWDALQDLLEVLGEIAAARHTDVATVACAYCLQREAVRACIVGVRTVNHLAQHLALRDGLELSPGDLGRIESVRTSFAEVPGAAYELERDRDGKHNKIMKFNLNQNQP, encoded by the coding sequence GGCAGCTTGCCCAAGGGCACAGCAGCCAGCAGCTCGTGGGCCTGGAGGTGCTGGAAGCCTATTATGAGGCCGGCTTTCGCGTCTTCGACTGCGCCGACATCTACACGGGCGTGGAAGAGCTGCTGGGAACGTTTATCAGGACAAACAAGCTCAGCCCCCAAGACATCGCGGTTCACACCAAATACGTGCCTGATCTGGTCGCCCTTTCCTCGCTGAGCCCACAGCAAACCGAGCGGGCGATAGACAGGTCGCTCGCCCGCTTGGGGCTCGAGCGCTTGGACCTGGTGCAGTTCCACTGGTGGGATTACCGGGTGCCCGGCTACCTCGAGACCTTAGACAGCCTGGGCGACCTCAAGCAAAGGGGCAAGATACGAGAAATCGGCCTGACCAACTTCGACGCCCGGCACCTCGAGGAAATCATCGCTCGGGGCATCTGTGTCGCGTCGCTGCAAACGCAGTACTCCATCCTCGACCGTAGACCCCAAGGGCGCCTTGCCGGGCTCGCCAAGGACCACGGTATCGCCCTGCTCTGCTACGGAAGCGTCGCGGGCGGGCTGCTGTCCGAGCGTCATCTCGGCAAGGAAGCGCCGCAAGAGCCCTACGAGAACAGGTCGCTCGCCAAGTACATGCTCATTCTCGAGGAGATAGGTGGCTGGGACGCGCTGCAAGACCTGCTCGAGGTGCTCGGGGAAATCGCGGCGGCAAGACATACGGACGTCGCCACCGTAGCCTGCGCCTACTGCTTGCAGCGAGAGGCGGTGCGCGCCTGCATCGTCGGCGTGAGAACTGTAAACCATCTCGCACAACACCTGGCGCTTCGTGACGGCCTCGAGCTCTCCCCAGGTGACCTCGGCAGGATAGAGAGCGTAAGAACCAGCTTCGCGGAGGTTCCAGGCGCGGCCTACGAACTCGAGCGTGATAGAGACGGCAAGCACAACAAGATCATGAAGTTCAACCTGAACCAAAACCAGCCCTGA
- a CDS encoding TIGR04076 family protein — protein sequence MPKPLMPKTRTFKLYDLKVEIVSVKKGLEDICNHHVGDYFELSGENLSIPAGKTFSMYALASVLPLLPAKQRVTDENDWMTMDDRVMCPDPNCEAVMKVMRTGVREFKTEDVTLIPKKLS from the coding sequence ATGCCTAAACCCCTGATGCCTAAGACAAGGACATTCAAGCTCTACGATCTCAAGGTAGAGATCGTGAGCGTCAAAAAGGGCCTGGAGGACATCTGTAATCATCACGTGGGTGACTACTTCGAGCTGTCCGGGGAAAACCTGAGCATCCCTGCGGGCAAGACCTTCAGCATGTACGCTCTGGCGTCGGTGCTGCCCTTATTGCCCGCCAAGCAGCGCGTGACCGATGAGAACGACTGGATGACGATGGATGATCGGGTGATGTGCCCGGACCCCAACTGCGAAGCGGTGATGAAGGTCATGCGAACCGGCGTCCGGGAGTTCAAGACCGAGGACGTCACCCTTATACCCAAAAAGCTCTCTTGA